From Toxorhynchites rutilus septentrionalis strain SRP chromosome 2, ASM2978413v1, whole genome shotgun sequence, a single genomic window includes:
- the LOC129767499 gene encoding chitin deacetylase 1 isoform X2, giving the protein MANVIKLIGFLCLVVTIAGAEYRVKRQDDDGEPEGDNIDELCKDRPADEYFRLSTDGDCREVVRCTRAGLKQITCPSGLAFDIEKQTCDWKAKVTSCDKKEKPRKVLPILKTDEPICPEGKLSCGNGECVDKELFCNGKPDCKDESDENACTVELDPNRAPDCDTTQCVLPDCFCSADGTRIPGGIEPQQVPQMITITFNGAVNVDNIDLYEDIFNGQRQNPNGCQIRGTYFVSHKYSNYSAIQDLHRKGHEISVFSLTHKDDPNYWSQGTYDDWLAEMAGARLIIERFANITDGSIIGVRAPYLRVGGNKQFEMMADQFFVYDASITASLGRVPIWPYTLYFRMPHKCNGNAHNCPSRSHPVWEMVMNELDRRDDPTFDESLPGCHMVDSCSNIQSGEQFGRLLRHNFNRHYNTNRAPLGLHFHASWLKSKKEYREELIKFIEEMLVRNDVFFVTMLQVIQWMQNPTELNALRDFQEWKEKCDVKGQPYCSLPNACPLTTRELPGETLRLFTCMECPNNYPWILDPTGDGFTTK; this is encoded by the exons CCGGAGCCGAATACCGTGTGAAGCGACAGGACGACGATGGTGAGCCGGAAGGCGACAACATCGACGAGCTGTGCAAGGACCGACCGGCGGACGAATACTTCCGTCTGTCCACCGATGGCGATTGCCGTGAAGTCGTGAG GTGTACCCGTGCCGGATTGAAGCAAATCACTTGCCCATCCGGTCTAGCATTCgacattgaaaaacaaacttgCGATTGGAAAGCAAAGGTCACCTCATGTGACAAGAAGGAAA AACCAAGAAAGGTCCTTCCTATCCTGAAGACCGATGAGCCAATCTGTCCCGAGGGTAAGCTGTCCTGCGGAAACGGCGAGTGTGTCGACAAGGAGCTCTTCTGTAACGGTAAACCCGACTGCAAGGATGAATCGGACGAGAACGCGTGTA CCGTTGAACTGGATCCAAACCGTGCCCCAGACTGTGACACCACGCAGTGCGTCCTTCCGGATTGTTTCTGCTCAGCCGACGGAACCCGTATCCCCGGAGGCATTGAACCCCAGCAGGTGCCACAGATGATCACCATCACCTTTAACGGTGCCGTCAACGTTGACAACATCGATCTCTACGAGGATATCTTCAACGGCCAACGTCAGAATCCAAACGGCTGCCAGATCCGTGGTACCTACTTCGTGTCGCACAAGTACTCCAATTATTCCGCCATCCAGGACCTCCACCGCAAGGGACACGAAATCTCCGTTTTCTCGCTGACCCACAAAGATGACCCGAACTACTGGAGCCAGGGAACGTACGACGACTGGCTGGCTGAGATGGCCGGTGCTCGGCTGATCATCGAACGTTTTGCCAACATTACGGATGGCTCGATCATTGGCGTTCGCGCTCCTTACTTGCGCGTCGGCGGTAACAAGCAGTTCGAGATGATGGCCGACCAGTTCTTCGTGTACGATGCCTCAATCACCGCTTCGCTCGGACGTGTCCCAATCTGGCCGTACACTCTGTACTTCCGCATGCCCCACAAGTGCAACGGAAACGCCCACAACTGCCCATCGCGTAGCCATCCGGTGTGGGAAATGGTCATGAACGAGCTCGATCGTCGTGACGATCCAACGTTCGACGAATCGCTGCCTGGTTGTCACATGGTTGACTCTTGCTCCAACATCCAATCCGGCGAACAGTTCGGACGTCTCCTGCGTCACAACTTCAACCGTCACTACAATACCAACCGTGCCCCACTCGGACTCCACTTCCACGCCTCCTGGCTCAAGTCGAAGAAAGAATACCGCGAAGAACTCATCAAGTTCATCGAGGAGATGCTGGTCCGCAACGATGTCTTCTTCGTTACCATGCTCCAGGTCATCCAGTGGATGCAGAACCCAACCGAGCTGAACGCTCTGCGTGACTTCCAGGAGTGGAAGGAAAAGTGTGACGTCAAGGGACAACCGTACTGCTCACTGCCGAACGCCTGTCCGTTGACGACCCGCGAGCTGCCAGGTGAAACCCTGCGTCTCTTCACCTGTATGGAGTGCCCGAATAACTACCCCTGGATTCTGGACCCAACCGGGGACGGTTTTACCACTAAGTAA
- the LOC129767499 gene encoding chitin deacetylase 1 isoform X1, giving the protein MANVIKLIGFLCLVVTIAGAEYRVKRQDDDGEPEGDNIDELCKDRPADEYFRLSTDGDCREVVRCDNAGENGITRLARVRCPTGLYFDVYRQTCDWKTNVKNCDELGKPRKVLPILKTDEPICPEGKLSCGNGECVDKELFCNGKPDCKDESDENACTVELDPNRAPDCDTTQCVLPDCFCSADGTRIPGGIEPQQVPQMITITFNGAVNVDNIDLYEDIFNGQRQNPNGCQIRGTYFVSHKYSNYSAIQDLHRKGHEISVFSLTHKDDPNYWSQGTYDDWLAEMAGARLIIERFANITDGSIIGVRAPYLRVGGNKQFEMMADQFFVYDASITASLGRVPIWPYTLYFRMPHKCNGNAHNCPSRSHPVWEMVMNELDRRDDPTFDESLPGCHMVDSCSNIQSGEQFGRLLRHNFNRHYNTNRAPLGLHFHASWLKSKKEYREELIKFIEEMLVRNDVFFVTMLQVIQWMQNPTELNALRDFQEWKEKCDVKGQPYCSLPNACPLTTRELPGETLRLFTCMECPNNYPWILDPTGDGFTTK; this is encoded by the exons CCGGAGCCGAATACCGTGTGAAGCGACAGGACGACGATGGTGAGCCGGAAGGCGACAACATCGACGAGCTGTGCAAGGACCGACCGGCGGACGAATACTTCCGTCTGTCCACCGATGGCGATTGCCGTGAAGTCGTGAG GTGCGATAATGCTGGCGAAAATGGCATCACAAGACTGGCACGCGTACGTTGCCCAACCGGGTTATACTTTGACGTTTATCGTCAGACCTGCGATTGGAAAACGAACGTTAAGAATTGCGATGAACTAGGAA AACCAAGAAAGGTCCTTCCTATCCTGAAGACCGATGAGCCAATCTGTCCCGAGGGTAAGCTGTCCTGCGGAAACGGCGAGTGTGTCGACAAGGAGCTCTTCTGTAACGGTAAACCCGACTGCAAGGATGAATCGGACGAGAACGCGTGTA CCGTTGAACTGGATCCAAACCGTGCCCCAGACTGTGACACCACGCAGTGCGTCCTTCCGGATTGTTTCTGCTCAGCCGACGGAACCCGTATCCCCGGAGGCATTGAACCCCAGCAGGTGCCACAGATGATCACCATCACCTTTAACGGTGCCGTCAACGTTGACAACATCGATCTCTACGAGGATATCTTCAACGGCCAACGTCAGAATCCAAACGGCTGCCAGATCCGTGGTACCTACTTCGTGTCGCACAAGTACTCCAATTATTCCGCCATCCAGGACCTCCACCGCAAGGGACACGAAATCTCCGTTTTCTCGCTGACCCACAAAGATGACCCGAACTACTGGAGCCAGGGAACGTACGACGACTGGCTGGCTGAGATGGCCGGTGCTCGGCTGATCATCGAACGTTTTGCCAACATTACGGATGGCTCGATCATTGGCGTTCGCGCTCCTTACTTGCGCGTCGGCGGTAACAAGCAGTTCGAGATGATGGCCGACCAGTTCTTCGTGTACGATGCCTCAATCACCGCTTCGCTCGGACGTGTCCCAATCTGGCCGTACACTCTGTACTTCCGCATGCCCCACAAGTGCAACGGAAACGCCCACAACTGCCCATCGCGTAGCCATCCGGTGTGGGAAATGGTCATGAACGAGCTCGATCGTCGTGACGATCCAACGTTCGACGAATCGCTGCCTGGTTGTCACATGGTTGACTCTTGCTCCAACATCCAATCCGGCGAACAGTTCGGACGTCTCCTGCGTCACAACTTCAACCGTCACTACAATACCAACCGTGCCCCACTCGGACTCCACTTCCACGCCTCCTGGCTCAAGTCGAAGAAAGAATACCGCGAAGAACTCATCAAGTTCATCGAGGAGATGCTGGTCCGCAACGATGTCTTCTTCGTTACCATGCTCCAGGTCATCCAGTGGATGCAGAACCCAACCGAGCTGAACGCTCTGCGTGACTTCCAGGAGTGGAAGGAAAAGTGTGACGTCAAGGGACAACCGTACTGCTCACTGCCGAACGCCTGTCCGTTGACGACCCGCGAGCTGCCAGGTGAAACCCTGCGTCTCTTCACCTGTATGGAGTGCCCGAATAACTACCCCTGGATTCTGGACCCAACCGGGGACGGTTTTACCACTAAGTAA